The following proteins come from a genomic window of Denitromonas sp.:
- a CDS encoding glycosyltransferase — protein MAEHNIDIIIPCYNYAHFLDECLAAIAAQTRGDYQVLVMDNASTDDTPEVAARWMAQDSRIRYHRNDTNLGAVGNMKRGYELTAAEYVVILPADDLWGPTFLEATCNGLDAHPECSYAYTGWHTTRGGLDAPEQPMTWIPHDRSGVVEDMASLIIQNYIPLSFGVFRRSMCEKVGGAYPLFLPMLGDLYLWMRLAAVGPAYYANENICRLRMHGANESFALHATGRSAFDHIHLLDLVFQSDQWPMSLRLLAKARQIQLLTGAKLVDIVSSLGSKEAMPIFKDYVDAARDDLIVVTAMAIRACSGRAAGLSDTLPDANAMLARMAAEKTDTLALDLLGKTPDSQSSAMDRDYESFLNARNYLETDHALLQRVMRRWPQEPRIHLLVHAVAADYGLLADTLDSVAQQPYPLWTLTVLAPTVCPDPAIEDIANIEWRVAPTHRDIKPVCDAAVAENGCDVVALLPPGTRLDPFCLWRIAHEFATDSAIGACYSDDDVSRNGTDRVEPRFKPDLLPDMLAATDYIGTLWMRRTVYAAAGGCSALPGAHYYDLTLRVLDQIGAPAIGHIADPLLSLPVSPHVLISDSDAMAAVQAHLARRDTQARVRPGQLHATWRIEYHHDATPSVEIVIPFRNRLEYMAPLLTSLLEKTDYAEARITLVNNASDDPDVLTWLDRQIAAHPDRLQRMDIDGEWNVCRLFNTAVAASDAEFVVLMHNDVQVLNGNWLTRLLNHGQRPEVAGVAPRLVTPGSQALDFTGSVVGLAPFIGSPDTGERTMLHPGYLGRQQTDVNCSALDSAVLLMRRAHFDAIGGMDESQHLSYPTAELTLRLAAHGRLVWTPWSTVAHYDDDAPPREAIAIVEHEAELARNELTRLTQERQLITRCLPLIRHDPAWNPNLLLGHQDTRIDTGCAVGWRHLPVPDMPRIIADPVSGAGEYRVTGPLRAARRAGKALGAFFSYPDSRKRRIPTLADLVRLDGASSFILHHGFSNQHIQLLQQLQTYLPDLLRVASMDDLATAVPEKSNLFGHWSRDTRSRVRSAIGLCDRLIVSTEPLAEFARHMIDDIRVVPNRLEWARWGHVASRRRVSAKPRIGWAGAMQHAGDLALIREAIIETHQEADWVFFGMCPEDIKPYVREVHDWVNFDDYPDKLASLNLDLAVAPLEINAFNEAKSNLRLLDYGLLGWPVVCTDVEPYRSAPVTRVNNSTREWVDAIRAHLNDLDATAQAGDRLREWVLADYILEHHVDDWLAHHLP, from the coding sequence ATGGCCGAGCACAACATCGACATCATCATCCCCTGCTACAACTACGCCCACTTCCTCGACGAGTGCCTGGCTGCCATCGCGGCGCAGACGCGGGGCGACTACCAGGTGCTGGTGATGGACAACGCCTCGACCGACGACACCCCCGAGGTGGCCGCGCGGTGGATGGCGCAGGACAGTCGCATCCGCTATCACCGCAACGACACCAACCTCGGCGCGGTCGGCAACATGAAGCGCGGCTATGAGCTGACGGCGGCGGAATACGTGGTGATCCTGCCGGCGGACGACCTGTGGGGTCCGACCTTTCTCGAGGCCACCTGCAACGGGCTCGACGCCCACCCCGAGTGCAGCTACGCCTACACCGGCTGGCACACCACCCGTGGCGGTCTGGACGCCCCCGAGCAGCCGATGACCTGGATTCCGCATGATCGCAGCGGCGTGGTCGAGGACATGGCCTCGCTCATCATCCAGAACTACATCCCGCTGTCCTTCGGCGTGTTCCGTCGCAGCATGTGCGAAAAGGTCGGCGGCGCCTACCCGCTGTTCCTCCCCATGCTTGGCGACCTCTACCTGTGGATGCGCCTGGCTGCCGTCGGACCGGCCTACTACGCCAACGAAAACATCTGCCGCCTGCGCATGCACGGCGCCAATGAGTCCTTTGCGCTGCATGCCACCGGCCGCAGCGCCTTCGACCACATTCACCTGCTCGACCTGGTCTTCCAGTCCGATCAATGGCCGATGTCGCTACGCCTGCTCGCCAAGGCGCGGCAGATCCAGCTGCTCACCGGCGCCAAGCTCGTCGATATCGTCAGCAGCCTCGGCAGCAAGGAGGCCATGCCGATCTTCAAGGACTATGTCGACGCCGCCCGCGACGATCTCATCGTGGTCACGGCCATGGCGATCCGTGCCTGCAGCGGCCGCGCCGCCGGCCTGAGCGATACCTTGCCGGACGCCAACGCCATGCTCGCGCGGATGGCCGCCGAAAAGACCGACACGCTGGCGCTGGACCTGCTTGGCAAGACGCCAGACAGCCAGTCGAGTGCCATGGATCGCGACTACGAGAGCTTTCTCAACGCGCGCAACTACCTCGAGACCGACCACGCCCTGCTACAGCGCGTCATGCGCCGCTGGCCACAGGAACCGCGCATCCACCTGCTGGTGCACGCGGTCGCCGCCGACTATGGCCTGCTCGCCGACACCCTCGACAGCGTCGCGCAACAACCCTACCCGCTGTGGACGCTGACCGTGCTGGCGCCCACGGTCTGCCCCGACCCGGCCATCGAGGACATCGCCAATATCGAATGGCGGGTTGCCCCGACGCATCGGGACATCAAGCCGGTCTGCGATGCCGCCGTTGCCGAAAACGGCTGCGATGTCGTCGCCCTGCTGCCCCCCGGCACCCGCCTCGACCCCTTCTGCCTGTGGCGCATCGCCCATGAGTTCGCCACCGATTCCGCCATCGGCGCGTGCTACAGCGACGACGACGTCAGCCGAAACGGCACCGACCGGGTCGAACCGCGCTTCAAGCCCGACCTGCTGCCCGACATGCTCGCCGCCACCGACTACATCGGCACCTTGTGGATGCGTCGTACGGTGTACGCGGCGGCGGGCGGCTGCAGCGCCTTGCCGGGCGCCCACTACTACGATCTGACGCTGCGCGTGCTCGACCAGATCGGCGCACCGGCAATCGGCCACATCGCCGACCCGCTGCTGAGCCTGCCGGTCTCGCCGCATGTGCTCATTTCCGACAGCGACGCGATGGCCGCAGTGCAGGCGCACCTGGCCCGGCGTGACACCCAGGCCCGCGTTCGCCCCGGCCAGCTGCATGCCACCTGGCGCATCGAGTACCACCACGACGCCACGCCCTCGGTCGAGATCGTCATTCCCTTCCGCAACCGCCTCGAGTACATGGCACCGCTGCTCACCAGCCTGCTCGAGAAAACCGACTACGCGGAAGCCCGCATCACCCTGGTCAACAACGCCTCGGACGACCCCGACGTTCTCACATGGCTGGACCGCCAGATCGCGGCCCACCCCGATCGCTTGCAGCGCATGGACATCGACGGCGAGTGGAACGTCTGCCGCCTGTTCAACACCGCCGTTGCCGCCAGCGATGCCGAATTCGTCGTGCTGATGCATAACGACGTACAAGTGCTGAACGGCAACTGGCTGACCCGGCTGCTCAACCACGGCCAGCGCCCCGAGGTCGCGGGCGTCGCGCCACGGCTGGTCACCCCGGGCAGCCAGGCACTCGACTTCACCGGCAGCGTGGTCGGCCTGGCGCCGTTCATTGGCTCGCCGGACACTGGTGAGCGCACCATGCTCCACCCCGGCTACCTGGGGCGGCAGCAGACCGACGTCAATTGCTCGGCACTCGACAGTGCAGTGCTCTTGATGCGGCGCGCACACTTCGATGCCATCGGCGGCATGGACGAATCACAGCATTTGAGCTATCCCACCGCCGAACTCACGCTGCGGCTCGCCGCACACGGCCGCCTGGTGTGGACGCCGTGGAGCACGGTCGCCCACTACGACGACGACGCCCCGCCACGCGAAGCCATCGCCATCGTCGAGCACGAAGCCGAACTGGCGCGCAACGAACTGACCCGACTCACCCAGGAGCGGCAGTTGATCACGCGCTGCCTGCCGCTGATCCGCCACGACCCGGCCTGGAACCCCAATCTGCTGCTCGGCCACCAGGACACCCGCATCGACACCGGCTGCGCCGTCGGCTGGCGACACCTGCCGGTTCCCGACATGCCGCGCATCATCGCCGACCCGGTCAGCGGCGCAGGCGAATACCGGGTCACCGGCCCGCTGCGCGCCGCCCGCCGCGCCGGCAAGGCGCTCGGCGCCTTCTTCAGCTACCCCGACTCCCGCAAACGGCGCATCCCGACCCTGGCGGACCTGGTGCGACTCGACGGCGCGAGCAGCTTCATCCTGCACCACGGCTTCTCCAATCAGCACATCCAGCTGCTCCAGCAGTTGCAGACTTACCTGCCCGACTTGCTGCGCGTCGCTTCGATGGACGACCTGGCCACCGCCGTGCCGGAGAAAAGCAACCTCTTCGGGCACTGGTCTCGCGACACCCGCTCACGGGTGCGCAGCGCCATTGGCCTGTGCGACCGACTCATCGTGTCCACCGAGCCGCTGGCGGAATTTGCCCGGCACATGATCGACGACATCCGCGTGGTCCCCAACCGGCTCGAATGGGCACGCTGGGGGCATGTCGCATCGCGCCGCCGGGTCAGTGCCAAACCACGCATCGGCTGGGCCGGCGCCATGCAGCATGCTGGCGACCTGGCCCTGATTCGCGAGGCCATCATCGAAACCCATCAGGAAGCCGACTGGGTCTTCTTCGGCATGTGCCCGGAGGACATCAAACCCTATGTGCGCGAGGTCCACGACTGGGTCAACTTCGACGACTACCCCGACAAGCTGGCCAGTCTGAACCTCGATCTGGCGGTCGCGCCGCTCGAAATCAACGCGTTCAACGAGGCCAAGAGCAATCTGCGTTTGCTCGACTACGGCCTGCTCGGCTGGCCGGTGGTGTGCACCGACGTCGAACCCTATCGCAGCGCGCCTGTTACACGGGTTAACAATTCCACCCGCGAGTGGGTCGACGCCATCCGCGCGCACCTGAACGACCTCGACGCCACCGCCCAGGCCGGCGACCGCCTGCGCGAGTGGGTGCTGGCCGACTACATTCTCGAGCACCACGTGGACGACTGGCTCGCCCACCACCTGCCATGA
- a CDS encoding cephalosporin hydroxylase family protein — translation MDDHQQFAADCAKEIQAQADDAEFRQLSRAWMDRAQQLRYSYHFEWMGRPIIQYPTDILAMQELMWRIQPDLVIETGIARGGSLIFYASMMQMLGRGEVLGIDIDIRAHNREAIESHPMASRIRMIEGSSLDAAIVAQAAAAAEGKKVMVVLDSNHTHEHVLGELERYAPLTSPDSYCVVMDTVVEDMPASLFGDRPWAPGDNPKTAVHAWLKTHPEFEIDHAMDAKLAVSVAPHGYLRRRA, via the coding sequence ATGGACGACCACCAACAATTCGCCGCCGACTGCGCAAAAGAGATCCAGGCCCAGGCCGACGACGCCGAGTTCCGGCAGCTGTCGCGCGCCTGGATGGACCGCGCCCAGCAGCTGCGCTACTCCTACCACTTCGAGTGGATGGGGCGGCCGATCATCCAGTACCCGACCGACATCCTCGCCATGCAAGAACTGATGTGGCGCATTCAGCCCGATCTGGTGATCGAGACCGGCATCGCCCGCGGCGGTTCGCTGATCTTCTACGCCTCGATGATGCAGATGCTCGGACGCGGCGAAGTGCTGGGCATCGACATCGACATCCGCGCCCACAATCGCGAAGCCATCGAATCGCACCCCATGGCCAGCCGCATCCGCATGATCGAAGGCTCCAGCCTGGATGCCGCCATCGTCGCCCAGGCAGCGGCAGCGGCCGAGGGCAAGAAGGTGATGGTGGTGCTCGATTCCAACCACACCCATGAACACGTCCTCGGCGAACTCGAACGCTACGCCCCGCTCACCTCACCCGACAGTTATTGCGTGGTGATGGACACCGTGGTCGAAGACATGCCGGCATCGCTGTTCGGTGACCGCCCCTGGGCGCCCGGCGACAACCCGAAAACCGCCGTGCATGCCTGGCTCAAGACCCACCCGGAATTCGAAATCGACCACGCCATGGACGCCAAGCTGGCCGTCTCCGTGGCGCCGCACGGCTACCTGCGCCGTCGCGCCTGA
- a CDS encoding NAD(P)-dependent oxidoreductase — protein sequence MKHVLVTGANGFIGRAVLPLLAARGWQISAISRRPQGAATTSTTWHTADLFDTDATAQLLGHLRPTHLLHLAWNTEHGRFWQAPDNLQWLHASLALLHAFAKAGGKRAVVAGTCAEYDWGHGFCSEDVTPCTPRSLYGEAKLATHRLARHLLAGIDTQLAWARVFFPYGPGEAAGRLIPSVMQAMDTGGPVRCSHGRQYRDFLHVDDVAAAFAHLLDVTDGGVFNIASGAPVQLRQIVLTLARLMHWSGTPDFGAIAVPADDPPLLVGDITRLRATGWQPAIGLDDGLVNTLADWRQQRQQPRSP from the coding sequence ATGAAGCATGTGCTGGTCACCGGCGCCAACGGCTTCATCGGCCGCGCAGTACTGCCGTTGCTGGCCGCACGCGGATGGCAGATCAGCGCCATCAGCCGCAGGCCACAGGGCGCGGCGACCACATCGACCACTTGGCACACCGCCGATCTGTTCGACACCGACGCCACCGCCCAACTGCTCGGCCACCTGCGCCCGACGCATTTGCTGCATCTGGCCTGGAACACCGAGCACGGCCGCTTCTGGCAGGCGCCGGACAACCTGCAATGGCTCCATGCCAGCCTCGCGTTGCTGCACGCCTTTGCCAAGGCGGGCGGCAAGCGCGCCGTGGTCGCCGGCACCTGCGCCGAGTACGACTGGGGCCACGGCTTCTGCAGCGAAGACGTCACCCCCTGCACCCCGCGCAGCCTCTACGGCGAAGCCAAGCTCGCCACCCACCGACTGGCCCGCCACCTGCTGGCCGGCATCGACACGCAACTGGCCTGGGCTCGGGTGTTCTTTCCCTACGGCCCGGGCGAGGCGGCCGGCCGGCTGATCCCCTCGGTCATGCAGGCCATGGACACCGGCGGCCCGGTGCGCTGCAGCCACGGCCGGCAATATCGCGATTTTCTGCATGTGGATGATGTCGCGGCGGCCTTCGCGCACCTGCTCGACGTGACCGACGGCGGGGTGTTCAACATCGCCTCGGGTGCCCCGGTTCAGCTGCGCCAGATCGTACTCACCCTGGCGCGGCTGATGCACTGGAGCGGCACCCCCGACTTCGGCGCCATCGCCGTGCCCGCCGACGACCCGCCCCTGCTCGTCGGCGACATCACCCGGCTGCGCGCCACCGGCTGGCAGCCCGCCATCGGCCTCGACGACGGCCTTGTTAACACGCTTGCCGACTGGCGCCAGCAGCGCCAGCAACCCAGGAGCCCGTAA
- a CDS encoding class I SAM-dependent methyltransferase: MKCRHCHTPLTLPLVDLATSPPSNAYLRTDQLDSPERWYPLRVLVCEHCWLVQTEDFTQVDQLFDADYAYFSSFSDAWLKHAQAYVTTMIDRFGLSAAHRVVEVASNDGYLLQYVQAAGIPCYGIEPTASTAAAARARGIESIERFFGAALADELVAQDRQADLIAANNVLAHVPDINDFVAGFARLLTPAGVATFEFPHLLKLLEHCQFDTIYHEHFSYLSLTAVARVFEANGLQVFDVEEWPTHGGSLRVFAQRAGGPHDVSPAVTAMLARETQAGLTQRDTYHSFQARAEAIKNAFVGFLLECKARGERVAAYGAAAKGNTLINFAGIRADLLAYVVDRNPAKQGKFLPGSRIPIVSPEHLIADQPAWIVILPWNLRDEVIGQMAEARQWGARFVTAIPELTVHA, encoded by the coding sequence ATGAAATGCCGCCACTGCCACACGCCGCTGACACTGCCGCTGGTTGACCTGGCCACCTCACCTCCGTCGAACGCCTATCTGCGCACCGACCAGCTCGACAGCCCCGAGCGCTGGTATCCGCTGCGCGTGCTGGTCTGCGAACACTGCTGGCTGGTCCAGACCGAGGACTTCACCCAGGTCGACCAGCTGTTCGACGCCGACTACGCCTACTTCAGCAGTTTTTCCGACGCCTGGCTGAAGCACGCGCAAGCCTATGTCACGACAATGATCGATCGCTTCGGCCTCAGCGCAGCGCATCGCGTCGTCGAAGTCGCCTCCAACGATGGCTACCTGCTGCAATACGTGCAGGCCGCGGGCATCCCCTGCTACGGCATCGAGCCCACCGCCAGCACCGCCGCGGCGGCGCGCGCCAGGGGCATCGAGAGCATCGAGCGCTTTTTCGGCGCCGCCCTGGCCGACGAACTCGTCGCCCAGGACCGGCAAGCAGACCTGATCGCGGCCAACAATGTGCTTGCCCATGTGCCCGACATCAACGACTTCGTGGCCGGCTTTGCCCGGCTGCTCACGCCAGCCGGCGTCGCCACCTTCGAGTTTCCGCACCTGCTCAAGCTGCTCGAACACTGTCAGTTCGACACCATCTATCACGAGCACTTTTCCTATCTGTCGCTGACCGCCGTAGCGCGCGTCTTCGAGGCCAACGGCCTGCAGGTGTTTGATGTCGAAGAATGGCCCACCCACGGCGGCAGCCTGCGGGTCTTCGCGCAGCGCGCCGGCGGGCCGCACGATGTTTCGCCCGCTGTGACGGCAATGCTGGCGCGCGAGACGCAGGCCGGACTCACGCAGCGCGACACCTATCACAGCTTCCAGGCGCGCGCCGAGGCCATCAAGAACGCCTTTGTCGGCTTCTTGCTCGAGTGCAAGGCGCGTGGCGAGCGGGTCGCCGCCTACGGGGCGGCCGCCAAGGGCAACACGCTGATCAACTTCGCCGGCATCCGCGCCGACCTGCTGGCCTATGTCGTCGACCGCAACCCCGCCAAGCAAGGCAAGTTCCTGCCCGGCAGCCGCATCCCCATCGTCTCGCCCGAGCACCTGATCGCCGACCAGCCGGCGTGGATCGTGATCCTGCCCTGGAACCTGCGTGATGAGGTCATTGGCCAGATGGCCGAGGCCCGGCAGTGGGGCGCGCGCTTCGTCACCGCCATCCCCGAACTTACGGTGCACGCATGA
- a CDS encoding dTDP-4-dehydrorhamnose 3,5-epimerase family protein, whose amino-acid sequence MTRPDGRVANGRFLVEDTPLAGLKRVQRFPLEDTRGALERLYCSSLFAACGVGAAIAQINRTRTYTAGTVRGLHFQHPPHAEVKFVQCLRGAVFDVAVDLRAGSPTFLQWHAEVLSKDNLTGQLIPEGFAHGLQTLSDDAELLYLHTAPYTPEAEDGIDALDPLLAIDWPLPIAERSERDLALPRIHPDFTGLSA is encoded by the coding sequence ATGACCCGCCCCGACGGTCGCGTCGCCAACGGGCGCTTTCTGGTCGAGGACACGCCGCTGGCCGGACTCAAACGGGTCCAGCGCTTTCCGCTGGAAGACACGCGCGGCGCGCTTGAGCGCCTCTACTGCAGCAGCCTGTTTGCCGCCTGCGGCGTCGGCGCAGCAATTGCCCAGATCAACCGCACCCGCACCTACACCGCCGGCACGGTTCGCGGCCTGCACTTCCAGCACCCGCCGCACGCCGAGGTCAAGTTCGTGCAGTGCCTGCGCGGCGCGGTATTCGACGTCGCGGTCGACCTGCGCGCCGGCTCGCCGACCTTCCTCCAGTGGCACGCCGAAGTACTGTCGAAGGACAACCTCACCGGCCAGCTCATTCCCGAAGGCTTTGCTCATGGCTTGCAGACACTCAGCGACGACGCCGAGCTGCTCTACCTGCACACCGCGCCCTACACACCCGAGGCCGAAGACGGCATCGACGCGCTCGACCCGCTGCTCGCCATCGACTGGCCGCTACCCATTGCCGAGCGCTCCGAGCGCGATCTCGCGCTGCCCCGCATTCACCCGGATTTCACAGGTCTGAGCGCATGA
- the rfbG gene encoding CDP-glucose 4,6-dehydratase, whose translation MLGLIHNAFAGRRVFLTGHTGFKGGWLSLWLKHLGAEVYGYALAPDTTPNLFTLAKVGDHLDSTVGDIRDAEALRTALVRARPDIVLHLAAQPLVRLSYREPVATFATNVMGTAHLLDAVRTVDSVRAVLVVSSDKCYDNRPGKLPPGGFRETDAMGGTDPYSASKGCTELVVESWRASFFPPERIAEHGVAVASARAGNVIGGGDWAGDRLIPDMIRAFAHDQSALIRNPAAVRPWQHVLEPLWGYLLLTARLLQHDPADATGWNFGPDNRDALPVAKVADALCRHWGDTARWHTDTPTGAVLHEAEQLRLDCTQARARLGWQPVCPLPDALERTAQWYREVRHGADAAALCLAQIAAQEAAIATLGRPA comes from the coding sequence ATGCTGGGGCTGATCCACAACGCCTTCGCCGGCCGGCGGGTTTTCCTGACCGGCCACACCGGCTTCAAGGGCGGCTGGCTGAGCCTGTGGCTCAAACACCTCGGCGCCGAGGTGTACGGCTACGCGCTGGCGCCAGACACCACCCCCAACCTGTTCACGCTGGCCAAGGTCGGCGATCATCTTGACTCGACCGTCGGCGACATCCGCGACGCCGAGGCTCTCCGCACGGCCTTGGTCCGCGCCCGGCCCGACATCGTGCTGCACCTGGCCGCGCAGCCGCTGGTGCGCCTGTCCTACCGCGAACCGGTCGCCACCTTTGCCACCAATGTCATGGGCACGGCACACCTGCTCGACGCTGTCCGCACGGTCGACTCCGTCCGCGCCGTGCTCGTGGTCAGCAGCGACAAATGCTACGACAACCGCCCCGGCAAATTGCCGCCCGGCGGGTTTCGCGAAACCGACGCCATGGGCGGCACCGACCCGTATAGCGCCAGCAAGGGCTGCACCGAGCTGGTCGTCGAGAGCTGGCGGGCAAGCTTTTTCCCGCCCGAGCGGATCGCCGAACACGGCGTGGCGGTGGCCTCGGCCCGCGCCGGCAATGTCATCGGCGGCGGCGACTGGGCCGGCGACCGACTCATCCCCGACATGATCCGCGCCTTCGCGCACGACCAGTCGGCGCTCATCCGCAATCCTGCCGCCGTGCGGCCGTGGCAGCATGTGCTCGAACCGCTGTGGGGCTATCTGCTGTTGACCGCGCGCCTGCTGCAACACGATCCGGCCGATGCCACCGGCTGGAACTTCGGCCCCGACAATCGCGACGCCCTGCCGGTGGCCAAGGTTGCCGATGCGCTGTGCCGTCACTGGGGCGACACCGCCCGCTGGCACACCGACACGCCGACGGGTGCGGTGCTGCATGAAGCCGAACAACTTCGCCTCGACTGCACCCAGGCCCGCGCTCGCCTCGGCTGGCAGCCGGTCTGCCCGCTGCCCGACGCCCTCGAGCGCACCGCGCAGTGGTATCGCGAGGTCCGGCACGGCGCCGATGCCGCGGCACTGTGCCTGGCGCAGATCGCCGCGCAGGAAGCGGCCATCGCCACACTCGGAAGGCCCGCATGA
- the rfbF gene encoding glucose-1-phosphate cytidylyltransferase: protein MKAVILAGGLGSRLSEETHLKPKPMVEIGGRPILWHLMKIFTCHGVTEFIICLGYKGYVVKEYFANYFLHTSDVTFDMRDNRMEVHEQHTEPWRVTLVDTGEHTMTGGRLARVRRYLEDEDAFFFTYGDGLGNVDLTALAHHHKAHGKLATVTAVAPPGRFGTLELAGDTVNGFKEKPAGDGNLINGGFFVLSPKVIDTIAGDATTWENEPVADLIRRDELRAFRHSGFWQPMDTLREKNLLESLWASGKAPWKCWG, encoded by the coding sequence ATGAAAGCAGTCATCCTCGCCGGTGGGCTGGGCAGCCGGCTATCCGAAGAAACCCACCTCAAACCCAAACCGATGGTCGAGATCGGCGGGCGCCCGATCCTGTGGCACCTGATGAAGATCTTCACCTGTCACGGCGTCACCGAGTTCATCATCTGCCTCGGCTACAAGGGCTATGTGGTGAAGGAATACTTCGCCAACTACTTCCTGCACACCTCCGACGTCACCTTCGACATGCGCGACAACCGCATGGAAGTCCACGAACAGCACACCGAACCCTGGCGCGTCACCCTGGTCGACACTGGCGAGCACACCATGACCGGCGGCCGACTGGCCCGGGTGCGGCGCTACCTTGAAGACGAAGACGCCTTCTTCTTCACCTATGGCGACGGCCTCGGCAATGTCGATCTCACCGCCCTCGCCCATCACCACAAGGCACACGGCAAGCTCGCCACCGTCACCGCCGTCGCGCCCCCGGGGCGCTTCGGCACGCTGGAACTGGCCGGCGACACCGTCAACGGCTTCAAGGAGAAGCCGGCGGGCGACGGCAATTTGATCAACGGCGGCTTTTTCGTTCTCTCGCCCAAGGTCATCGACACCATCGCCGGCGACGCCACCACCTGGGAGAACGAGCCCGTGGCCGACCTGATCCGCCGCGACGAGTTGCGCGCGTTCCGCCACAGCGGGTTCTGGCAACCGATGGATACGCTGCGCGAAAAGAACCTGCTCGAAAGCCTGTGGGCCTCGGGCAAGGCGCCGTGGAAATGCTGGGGCTGA
- a CDS encoding HAD family hydrolase, with amino-acid sequence MSRHAHIIFDLDGTLIDSAPAILASFVAAFAAAGRVPVRDITADIIGPPLTETLQLLSGSSDPATIDTLAEHFKAAYDGDGLKQTTAYPGVGDMLEQLHRHGIALHIATNKRLAPTLRILDLLGWRTYFDAIYALDMVTPRLPNKATMIGRLLAERGIAADQAAYVGDRLEDGESASANALPFYAATWGYGALTPDALRSGWMHLPTPSANRLMTG; translated from the coding sequence ATGTCCCGCCACGCTCACATCATCTTTGACCTCGACGGCACGCTGATCGACTCCGCCCCTGCCATCCTCGCCAGCTTTGTCGCCGCCTTCGCCGCCGCCGGCCGCGTACCGGTCCGTGACATCACCGCCGACATCATCGGCCCGCCGCTCACCGAAACCCTGCAACTGCTCAGCGGCAGCAGCGACCCGGCCACCATCGACACCCTCGCCGAGCACTTCAAGGCCGCCTACGACGGCGACGGCCTCAAGCAGACAACTGCCTACCCCGGCGTGGGCGACATGCTCGAACAGCTCCACCGGCACGGCATCGCCTTGCACATCGCCACCAACAAACGCCTCGCGCCCACGCTCAGGATTCTCGACCTGCTCGGCTGGCGCACCTATTTCGACGCCATCTACGCGCTCGACATGGTCACTCCGCGCCTGCCAAACAAGGCCACCATGATCGGCCGCCTGCTCGCCGAACGCGGCATCGCTGCCGACCAGGCCGCCTACGTGGGCGACCGCCTCGAAGACGGCGAATCGGCCAGCGCCAACGCCCTGCCCTTCTATGCCGCCACCTGGGGCTACGGTGCGCTCACCCCGGATGCCCTGCGCAGCGGCTGGATGCACCTGCCGACGCCGTCGGCGAACCGGCTGATGACCGGCTGA